One Rhodospirillales bacterium genomic window carries:
- a CDS encoding Rieske 2Fe-2S domain-containing protein, with product MSGTTKAQTKIDREWPKEGLGRIPFWVYSDPAVYKREMDVIFGGSSYNYIGLECEIPNPGDYRRSFIGDKPVIFVRDKSGKVNVVVNRCAHRGVKLCYEEHGNTSEFICPYHQWTYDLDGKLIGVPFRRGLNKQGGMPADFKLEDNGLQPLKVVTRNGVIFASFDLGMPSFEEYLGENMLNYFDRVFDGRKLQVLGYSRQRIRSNWKVKFENLKDPYHATLLHVFLVSFGLFRADTPSKTEMDATGMHAIQVAQRGAQKQTEDNSEMRAMDVALKLENPEMLQPYPEWASKGPATVVMQTIWPNLIIQQQSNTVAMRQIRAFSPEEYELHWTFFGYEDDDAAMTERRLRQANLMGPAGFVSVDDSEVMESAQSGVSRYPDESAITEMGGVGTEDTPHMITEAAIRAFYKHYREVMGL from the coding sequence ATGTCAGGGACAACCAAAGCCCAAACCAAGATTGACCGCGAATGGCCCAAAGAAGGGCTCGGTCGCATTCCCTTTTGGGTCTATTCCGATCCCGCTGTTTACAAGCGTGAAATGGACGTCATCTTTGGCGGCTCCAGCTACAATTATATCGGCCTTGAATGTGAAATTCCAAACCCCGGGGATTACCGCCGCAGCTTCATTGGTGACAAGCCTGTCATTTTTGTGCGCGACAAATCCGGTAAGGTCAATGTTGTGGTCAACCGCTGCGCCCATCGCGGGGTTAAGCTTTGTTACGAAGAACACGGCAACACCAGCGAATTTATCTGCCCCTATCACCAGTGGACCTACGATCTGGATGGCAAATTAATTGGCGTGCCGTTCCGGCGCGGGCTCAACAAACAAGGCGGCATGCCGGCTGATTTCAAACTGGAAGACAATGGCCTTCAGCCCCTGAAAGTCGTCACCCGCAACGGGGTGATCTTTGCTTCCTTTGATCTCGGCATGCCCAGCTTTGAAGAATACCTTGGCGAAAACATGCTGAACTATTTCGACCGTGTGTTTGATGGCCGGAAGTTACAGGTTCTTGGCTATTCCCGCCAACGCATCCGGTCTAACTGGAAGGTTAAATTTGAAAACCTGAAAGACCCGTATCACGCAACGCTGCTCCATGTATTTCTGGTGTCCTTTGGTCTGTTCCGGGCCGATACCCCATCCAAAACGGAAATGGATGCCACCGGCATGCACGCCATCCAGGTGGCCCAGCGCGGCGCGCAAAAACAAACAGAAGACAATTCAGAAATGCGGGCCATGGATGTGGCCTTAAAGCTTGAGAATCCGGAAATGCTCCAGCCCTATCCTGAATGGGCATCAAAAGGCCCCGCCACGGTGGTGATGCAAACCATTTGGCCCAACCTGATTATCCAGCAGCAATCGAACACGGTGGCCATGCGCCAGATCCGCGCCTTCAGCCCGGAAGAATATGAATTGCACTGGACCTTCTTTGGCTATGAAGACGATGATGCGGCCATGACAGAACGCCGCCTGCGCCAAGCCAATTTGATGGGGCCTGCGGGCTTTGTGTCTGTTGATGATTCCGAAGTGATGGAATCTGCACAATCTGGCGTTTCACGGTATCCCGATGAAAGTGCAATCACAGAAATGGGCGGCGTTGGCACCGAAGACACCCCCCATATGATTACCGAAGCGGCGATACGCGCCTTTTATAAACATTACCGCGAAGTGATGGGTCTTTAG
- a CDS encoding SnoaL-like domain-containing protein, producing the protein MAIKPKKKPAKKPGKKAVKKVVKKAVRKAPAKKAAVKKSVKKVTAKKAVKKTAKKTAKKVVKKVAKKSAPKKSLAKKSGARGSVSAKVPPHVLTRMEVEDLYYALADTLDHGDIDTWHTYFTKDCIYKLISKENYDLGLPLGTIFAEGRGGLLDRAAAVTRTTVYHDRALTHLISNTRILKETRAGIEATANYAVLETLPNQFTKILNSGRYLDKLTRERGVLKIKERIAVFDSALVPASIIYPV; encoded by the coding sequence ATGGCAATAAAACCAAAAAAGAAACCTGCAAAAAAGCCCGGCAAAAAGGCTGTGAAAAAAGTTGTAAAAAAAGCTGTACGCAAAGCGCCCGCTAAAAAAGCAGCCGTGAAAAAATCCGTCAAGAAAGTGACGGCCAAGAAAGCGGTAAAGAAAACAGCAAAGAAAACAGCAAAGAAGGTTGTGAAGAAGGTTGCGAAGAAAAGCGCGCCTAAAAAGAGCCTCGCCAAAAAATCAGGCGCGCGCGGTTCCGTTTCTGCGAAGGTTCCCCCACATGTCTTGACCCGAATGGAAGTGGAAGACCTTTATTACGCCCTGGCCGATACCCTGGATCATGGGGACATCGACACCTGGCACACCTATTTCACCAAGGACTGCATTTACAAGCTGATCAGCAAGGAAAACTATGATCTGGGCCTGCCGCTCGGCACCATTTTTGCCGAAGGACGCGGCGGCTTGCTTGATCGGGCAGCCGCTGTCACCCGCACCACGGTTTATCATGACCGGGCGTTGACCCACCTGATCTCCAACACCCGCATCCTGAAAGAAACCCGCGCAGGTATTGAGGCAACAGCCAATTATGCCGTTTTGGAAACCCTGCCCAACCAGTTCACCAAAATTCTCAATTCCGGGCGTTATCTGGACAAGCTGACCCGTGAACGGGGCGTGCTGAAGATCAAGGAACGCATCGCCGTCTTTGATTCAGCCCTCGTCCCTGCCTCAATCATCTATCCCGTCTAA
- the dapA gene encoding 4-hydroxy-tetrahydrodipicolinate synthase, protein MQALIPTAKRFLDVIKLKKNFLRGSYPPIITPFKSNGAVDYDSFRNCVDFSIRNGSHGLLISGTTSEPSTLTLDERIQLYKEAIDVNKGRIPMVCATGSQSEAETQVLSDGAEKAGADALLVVTPYYIRPPQRGLAKYYINVCKRTDLPVMIYHIPGRTAINVTMDTLKEITAAAPNMVGMKHAVNDLGFCTHMIKEFGPEWRVFVGLEDLSFPMLCVGACGLMNAVGNLQPKKLSQMCEAVDASDLKRAKKLHYELTELNESVFFDTNPIPIKYMMWRMGLIAKNNHRLPMAPAGAEVAKRLDGVMKRAGLKRGKLKKKK, encoded by the coding sequence ATGCAGGCTTTGATACCAACCGCGAAAAGGTTTCTTGACGTGATAAAGCTGAAAAAGAATTTCCTGCGTGGGTCTTACCCACCGATCATCACCCCGTTCAAATCAAATGGCGCGGTGGATTATGATAGTTTCCGCAATTGCGTGGATTTTTCCATTCGCAATGGCAGCCACGGGTTGTTGATTTCGGGCACCACGTCGGAACCCTCAACCCTGACCCTTGATGAACGCATCCAGCTTTATAAAGAAGCCATTGATGTGAACAAAGGCCGGATACCGATGGTTTGCGCCACGGGTTCACAGTCTGAAGCCGAAACCCAGGTGTTGAGCGATGGTGCAGAAAAAGCAGGTGCGGACGCATTGTTGGTGGTGACGCCGTATTACATTCGCCCGCCCCAACGCGGCCTTGCAAAATATTATATTAATGTCTGCAAGCGCACCGATTTGCCGGTGATGATTTATCATATCCCCGGTCGCACGGCGATTAACGTGACCATGGATACGCTTAAGGAAATCACCGCAGCAGCCCCCAACATGGTGGGCATGAAACATGCGGTGAATGATCTTGGCTTCTGTACCCATATGATCAAGGAATTTGGTCCTGAATGGCGCGTCTTTGTGGGGCTTGAAGACCTGTCCTTCCCCATGCTTTGCGTTGGTGCCTGTGGCTTGATGAATGCCGTTGGTAACTTGCAGCCTAAAAAGCTTTCGCAGATGTGCGAAGCGGTGGACGCATCCGATCTGAAGCGTGCCAAAAAGCTGCATTATGAGCTGACGGAATTGAACGAATCCGTGTTCTTTGACACCAACCCCATCCCCATCAAATACATGATGTGGCGCATGGGCTTGATTGCCAAAAACAACCATCGCTTGCCCATGGCACCCGCCGGTGCCGAAGTGGCAAAGCGTCTTGACGGTGTGATGAAACGCGCTGGTCTGAAACGCGGCAAGCTGAAGAAGAAAAAATAA
- a CDS encoding gentisate 1,2-dioxygenase: MEKSGRQSPDTHSWGDHSLDLWDPFVVPKEEIDAEIERLSGIAAPNNGIRRTYFVHPKAEEGLLSFTPGMSCSLDVLLPGEETAYVRENASLVNFPILGGGQMAMGEAIFDVKQYDVLTTPAMTVHKYINNTDSVQARFRYSNQPMLDRLKIHWLDEDPPVPGAENNDVTDTAEEAGDSPKSPFGTFQLTDDGAFLKPYEELINPEPIEINPHSWPWGNVKEELDKLAALGSKYKGRRLYLLYDPSTGRTNGTNANFFSCITIRPEGIVDRPHRHASAAINYYFGGAGHSVVQGKRYEWKAGDLMLSAPGWAIHNHASDVGPVYEMTIQDMPFCINTDSLMWQEDLKGPISLLGSHAGFDTNREKVS; encoded by the coding sequence ATCCCCCGACACCCATTCCTGGGGGGATCATTCCCTTGATCTTTGGGACCCGTTTGTTGTGCCCAAAGAAGAAATCGATGCCGAAATCGAGCGTCTTTCTGGCATTGCTGCCCCCAATAACGGGATAAGGCGCACCTATTTTGTGCATCCGAAAGCGGAAGAGGGGCTGTTGAGCTTCACACCGGGCATGTCATGTTCTTTGGATGTGTTGCTGCCGGGGGAAGAAACCGCTTACGTGCGTGAAAATGCATCGCTGGTGAATTTCCCGATTTTGGGCGGTGGCCAGATGGCCATGGGTGAGGCGATCTTTGACGTCAAACAATATGATGTGCTGACCACCCCCGCCATGACGGTCCACAAATACATCAACAACACCGATTCCGTGCAGGCCCGGTTCCGTTATTCGAACCAGCCCATGTTGGACCGGCTGAAAATTCATTGGCTGGATGAAGACCCACCCGTGCCGGGTGCCGAGAATAATGATGTGACCGATACGGCAGAAGAAGCGGGTGATTCACCCAAAAGCCCCTTTGGCACATTCCAGCTGACCGATGATGGCGCGTTTCTCAAGCCTTATGAGGAATTGATCAATCCAGAACCGATTGAGATCAATCCCCATAGCTGGCCTTGGGGCAATGTGAAGGAAGAACTGGATAAACTTGCTGCCCTTGGTTCCAAGTATAAAGGCCGCCGGTTGTATCTGCTTTATGATCCTTCCACGGGCCGGACCAATGGCACCAATGCCAACTTCTTTTCCTGCATCACCATCCGCCCAGAAGGCATTGTTGATCGGCCCCATCGCCATGCGTCGGCGGCCATCAATTATTACTTCGGCGGGGCGGGCCATTCTGTGGTTCAGGGCAAACGCTATGAATGGAAGGCTGGCGATCTGATGCTTTCAGCACCGGGTTGGGCCATTCATAATCATGCATCCGATGTCGGACCGGTTTATGAAATGACCATTCAGGACATGCCGTTCTGCATCAACACCGATAGCCTGATGTGGCAGGAAGACCTTAAAGGGCCAATTTCCCTTCTGGGTTCCCATGCAGGCTTTGATACCAACCGCGAAAAGGTTTCTTGA